One window from the genome of Metabacillus flavus encodes:
- a CDS encoding winged helix-turn-helix transcriptional regulator — MTRTKDKFFNCEKELTLSVIGGKWKMLILWHLGKEGTKRFGELKSLMPGITQRMLVNQLRELEEDGIVHREVYPVVPPKVEYSLTIQGESLMPILEAMYDWGKNYMSELEENPLEKAAQK; from the coding sequence ATGACACGAACGAAAGATAAATTTTTTAATTGTGAAAAAGAATTAACCCTTTCCGTTATCGGCGGGAAGTGGAAAATGCTGATTCTTTGGCATCTTGGAAAAGAAGGGACAAAGCGTTTTGGAGAACTTAAATCGCTCATGCCTGGAATTACACAGCGGATGCTTGTAAACCAGCTTCGGGAGCTTGAGGAAGACGGGATCGTTCACAGGGAAGTATATCCTGTAGTTCCGCCGAAAGTAGAATATTCCCTCACCATTCAGGGAGAAAGCCTGATGCCAATTCTTGAAGCCATGTATGACTGGGGAAAAAATTATATGAGTGAGTTAGAAGAGAATCCGCTTGAAAAGGCGGCTCAAAAATAA
- a CDS encoding Ger(x)C family spore germination protein, with the protein MKKIMLAVLAGVQIFISGCWDQRLLKDSRLVFGTGIDLAEDEQLYVTAAIRDFIGGIPSNSIIHTKAHTLRESRMIMDRKVSGQFDPSKNRIFLLGENLAKSDLYSYLDVLYRDSNSSVSSKVAVVKGEASEIIDMVKVGNVLISEYLIELIESEEQSTTIPIHSLQTICTLMFDEGKDFGLPLVKRIMNEVTVDGMALFHDKSLTGYLSVDESTLLLLLMGVKAKSARYINRIHDGEKPEKNNYITYSFLKVKSGMKVIHASPRSIKAEVRMKAEIDIAEYPQDSLTSEKLVKAINKKISEQLTAEAQSVISKIQEANSDMFGIGRELMAYYPQVWKDLDWKKEYPSIEILPKVEVTVTEHGVIN; encoded by the coding sequence ATGAAGAAAATCATGCTCGCGGTATTGGCTGGTGTGCAAATTTTTATATCTGGATGCTGGGATCAGCGCCTGCTCAAGGATAGCAGACTTGTTTTTGGAACGGGCATAGATCTGGCTGAGGATGAACAATTATATGTGACGGCCGCGATAAGAGACTTCATCGGTGGAATTCCGAGTAATTCAATTATCCATACAAAAGCTCATACATTAAGGGAATCCAGGATGATAATGGACAGGAAAGTATCCGGCCAATTTGATCCTTCCAAAAACAGAATTTTTCTCTTAGGTGAAAATCTCGCAAAAAGTGATCTCTATTCATACCTCGATGTTCTGTACAGAGACTCCAATAGTTCGGTATCTTCCAAGGTGGCTGTAGTAAAAGGGGAGGCAAGTGAGATCATAGATATGGTAAAGGTCGGTAATGTGCTCATTTCCGAGTATTTGATTGAACTTATTGAAAGCGAGGAACAGTCCACGACCATCCCCATTCATAGCCTGCAGACGATCTGTACCTTGATGTTTGACGAGGGAAAAGACTTTGGCCTTCCTTTAGTGAAAAGAATAATGAATGAAGTAACGGTTGACGGCATGGCTCTTTTCCATGATAAATCGCTGACTGGATATCTATCTGTTGATGAGTCTACACTATTACTTTTATTAATGGGGGTAAAGGCTAAATCTGCAAGATATATTAACCGTATTCACGATGGAGAGAAGCCTGAAAAAAACAACTATATCACCTATTCTTTCCTGAAAGTGAAGTCAGGAATGAAAGTAATCCATGCATCCCCCAGAAGTATAAAGGCCGAGGTGAGGATGAAGGCAGAAATTGATATTGCAGAATATCCGCAGGATTCTTTGACCAGTGAAAAATTAGTTAAAGCAATAAATAAGAAAATCTCAGAGCAGCTGACAGCCGAAGCTCAATCCGTCATCAGCAAAATCCAGGAAGCCAACAGTGATATGTTTGGAATCGGGAGAGAATTAATGGCTTACTATCCTCAAGTATGGAAGGATCTTGACTGGAAAAAAGAATATCCATCCATTGAAATCCTTCCAAAAGTTGAAGTCACAGTGACAGAGCATGGGGTCATCAATTAA
- a CDS encoding GntR family transcriptional regulator, giving the protein MGNVERASDLVEKALVQSILAYKLLPHTSLKPERELAAIYGVGRPAVREAIQRMERDGWVTLRKGMPPTVNDYLQQGNLMTIVSLLKSYENIPREWISYLLKLRISLTPAYIRDAVETKRTEAAALLIRADDLKHAADDFARFDWDLQRGMAALSSNPMYLLIINSFTDFYMAMAMQYFREESHRIASGKYYKVLLEAVLAGSSREAESIARKMMQDSLVLWEAENEELKK; this is encoded by the coding sequence ATGGGGAATGTGGAGAGGGCATCAGATCTTGTTGAAAAAGCACTCGTTCAATCCATTCTGGCGTACAAACTTTTGCCTCACACCTCTTTAAAGCCTGAAAGAGAGCTTGCAGCAATCTATGGAGTTGGCAGACCGGCTGTGAGGGAAGCGATTCAAAGAATGGAGCGGGATGGATGGGTTACCTTGAGAAAAGGAATGCCGCCGACTGTAAATGATTACTTGCAGCAAGGGAATCTGATGACGATTGTCAGCCTGCTAAAATCCTATGAGAATATCCCGCGTGAATGGATTAGCTATTTGCTGAAGCTCCGGATTTCGCTCACTCCAGCCTATATCCGGGATGCAGTTGAAACGAAGCGGACAGAGGCCGCCGCACTCTTGATCAGAGCTGATGATCTTAAGCATGCTGCTGATGATTTTGCGAGATTTGACTGGGATCTTCAGCGGGGAATGGCCGCATTGTCCTCCAATCCGATGTATTTGCTTATTATTAATAGTTTTACAGATTTTTATATGGCGATGGCGATGCAATATTTCAGGGAGGAAAGCCATCGGATTGCCTCAGGGAAATATTATAAAGTTCTGCTGGAGGCTGTTCTCGCCGGGAGTTCAAGGGAAGCGGAATCAATAGCAAGGAAGATGATGCAGGATAGCTTGGTGTTATGGGAGGCCGAAAACGAGGAGCTGAAAAAATGA
- the hxlB gene encoding 6-phospho-3-hexuloisomerase encodes MRTAEFFRTILNELDAAADALNEKEAAELVEKIVASNKIFVAGAGRSGLMAKSFVMRMMHMGLDAYAVGETTTPQFEDNDLIIIASGSGETKSLVSMAEKARSIGGSIACVTISTDSTLGKMADLIVKMPGAPKDQFGDRKETIQPMGSLFEQTLLLFFDAVILKFMEKKGLDSKTMYGKHANLE; translated from the coding sequence ATGCGTACCGCTGAATTCTTCCGCACCATTCTGAATGAATTGGATGCTGCAGCAGATGCACTGAACGAAAAGGAAGCCGCCGAGCTTGTCGAAAAAATAGTGGCATCGAATAAAATTTTTGTCGCAGGCGCCGGCCGCTCCGGGTTAATGGCCAAATCCTTCGTAATGAGAATGATGCATATGGGACTGGACGCTTACGCAGTCGGTGAAACGACCACTCCCCAATTCGAAGACAACGATCTCATCATCATCGCATCCGGATCAGGGGAAACAAAAAGTCTTGTTTCCATGGCTGAAAAAGCCCGTTCCATCGGAGGCAGCATAGCGTGCGTCACCATTTCAACAGATTCCACTCTTGGGAAGATGGCAGATCTCATTGTGAAAATGCCTGGAGCACCCAAGGACCAATTCGGGGACCGAAAAGAAACGATCCAGCCGATGGGTTCACTTTTTGAACAAACCCTGCTCCTTTTTTTCGACGCCGTTATCCTGAAGTTCATGGAAAAAAAGGGACTCGATTCGAAAACGATGTATGGGAAACATGCGAATTTGGAATAG
- a CDS encoding SDR family NAD(P)-dependent oxidoreductase, whose product MDLNLKGKLAVVTGSTGGIGKETAKSFLQEGAKVIVNGRTEEKVQKVVDELSAFGTVYGIAADLSKLEGSNDFISKVNEIGPVDILVNNLAFFEVKSFEEVTDEEWEDYFQTNIMSAVRLSRKFLPDMLKRNSGRLLNLASEAGVKPLPQMIPYSVTKTALISLSRGLAELTKGTNVTVNSVLPGPTWTEGVENFMKGAAESEGKDLEPFTKDYFIENEPTSLIQRFATVEEVASTILFLASDKASAINGSAQRVEGGIIRSL is encoded by the coding sequence TTGGATTTAAATTTAAAAGGTAAATTAGCTGTTGTAACAGGGTCAACAGGGGGTATAGGTAAAGAAACAGCAAAAAGCTTTCTTCAGGAAGGCGCCAAAGTCATTGTTAATGGAAGAACAGAAGAAAAAGTACAAAAAGTTGTGGACGAGCTATCCGCATTTGGAACGGTGTATGGAATTGCAGCAGATCTTTCAAAGCTTGAGGGAAGCAATGATTTCATTTCAAAAGTGAATGAAATCGGACCAGTTGATATATTGGTCAACAACCTTGCCTTTTTCGAAGTGAAGTCATTTGAAGAGGTCACCGATGAAGAATGGGAAGATTACTTCCAAACCAATATTATGAGTGCCGTAAGACTCTCGCGCAAATTTTTGCCGGATATGCTGAAACGGAACAGCGGGCGCCTTCTTAACCTTGCAAGTGAAGCCGGAGTCAAGCCTTTGCCGCAGATGATTCCTTATTCGGTAACCAAAACAGCTCTCATTTCTCTTTCAAGAGGATTGGCAGAATTGACAAAGGGAACAAACGTAACGGTAAACTCTGTCCTGCCGGGGCCAACCTGGACTGAAGGTGTCGAGAACTTCATGAAAGGCGCAGCCGAATCGGAAGGAAAAGATCTCGAGCCGTTCACGAAGGATTATTTTATAGAGAATGAGCCGACTTCATTGATTCAGCGTTTTGCAACCGTTGAAGAAGTGGCCAGTACCATTTTGTTTTTAGCTTCGGATAAGGCTTCTGCCATTAATGGCTCTGCCCAGAGGGTCGAGGGAGGCATTATTCGTTCTTTATAA
- a CDS encoding YqjF family protein has protein sequence MKWIMKQTWRNLLFVHWAVDPVWLQSRLPNPLKADLFEGQAWIGLVPFEMDNIRLRGLPSMPLLSNLLELNIRTYVTCKNKPGVYFFSLDASNLIGVQVARSFFHLPYYRAKMMAGKKGERTQFTSERLHKGAPPAKLHIEYGPASSEVIMKPSALDLWLTERYCLFTKKCGHLFRGDLYHEPWKLQTGTCSIHADTITPPFRREERDYLHILYAKELNTEFFPFVKLY, from the coding sequence ATGAAATGGATCATGAAGCAAACGTGGCGGAATCTGCTGTTTGTGCATTGGGCGGTTGATCCTGTATGGCTGCAGTCAAGGCTTCCGAATCCATTAAAAGCAGATTTATTTGAAGGGCAGGCATGGATAGGGCTCGTGCCGTTTGAAATGGATAATATCAGGTTAAGGGGATTGCCCTCTATGCCGCTCCTCTCTAACCTTTTAGAGCTGAACATAAGGACGTATGTAACCTGCAAAAACAAGCCAGGTGTATATTTCTTCAGTCTTGATGCGAGCAACCTGATCGGAGTTCAGGTGGCAAGGTCGTTCTTTCACCTGCCATATTACCGTGCTAAAATGATGGCCGGGAAAAAAGGAGAACGGACACAATTCACTTCAGAAAGACTTCACAAAGGAGCTCCACCCGCAAAACTTCATATAGAATATGGACCTGCTTCATCTGAGGTGATAATGAAGCCATCCGCACTCGATCTTTGGCTGACGGAACGCTATTGCCTCTTTACCAAAAAATGTGGCCATTTATTCCGGGGGGATCTTTATCATGAACCATGGAAACTTCAAACAGGAACATGCAGCATTCACGCAGACACCATCACTCCCCCCTTCAGAAGAGAGGAAAGGGATTATTTACATATTTTATACGCCAAGGAGTTGAATACGGAATTCTTTCCATTTGTTAAACTGTACTAA
- a CDS encoding endospore germination permease, which yields MSLNSHTNHDPSGRTGGQNGPLFSGIADETVSYIKNSFFQADDLKIKKFMFNEKSTFILYIDSIADRDIIQTNVLKPLLNKQKGKIEDIVTITVMHRTVELESAIESMVEGHCLLFTEGEAELFLLNVHKKEMETGQEPNNEKVIRGSHQSFSENVLKNIHFIRERIKNPSLTVQFRSVGRTGQSKMAIVYVRKIANPTLIKEVERRLSYLQVDSVQSPGYFEEFLEDYPFSPFPQFLSTERPDRAAANLMDGRIAILMEGSPTVLILPAHFFTFFQSSEDYNQRTLIGSFYRIVRMISFFIALGLPAFYIALVSFNYEVIPVEIVFSIKSSLEYVPFQPLLEAMIMQLTLELLREAAIRLPNAISQTIGVVGGLVIGTAVVEAHLVSNTMIIVVAITAISSFVIPSNEMSNTIRILGFPIMLMSALFGFFGIVISLMLILIHLVKLKPFGCPYFYPLAPFDFKVFKDTILRLPIWKMNERPADVKPIYSWKESRSRGWKKMNKNLSAFQLYFFIIQTQIGVGVLGLPYEVHSDAKGNAWLSILVAGIFIQLVITLYWLLAKRNPNKNLFQYTVSMLGGIAGRIINGLYVLYGIAVMVVILVFAVGIIKDWVLDETPRWIIVAMLCLVGVYLGREEAEVIAKFHVIVSGLIILLLVITGIALFSYPLEFRYLLPLSQTGWKEISMGVSKAYFSMIGFEVLLILYPLVKTKTAGAILKSATWANVTVTGIYTYLTVVCQIVFSPDEMDIIPQPLLYMVKALYIQVVERFDLLFASIWIVNVSTSYVSYLFLSAEGMKMILMKVKRTYIAYGLCAVTFFIALFLKDEKQMLVLNDLLLKSSFLQIIIIPFLLLIIALFFHKKKTKGSM from the coding sequence ATGAGCTTAAATTCTCATACTAATCATGATCCATCAGGAAGAACAGGCGGCCAAAACGGACCGCTCTTTTCAGGCATCGCAGACGAAACGGTTTCATACATAAAGAATTCGTTCTTTCAGGCGGATGATCTTAAAATAAAAAAGTTTATGTTCAATGAAAAAAGTACATTTATTCTCTATATAGATTCCATTGCAGACCGCGATATCATCCAGACGAATGTTTTAAAGCCGCTGCTGAATAAGCAAAAAGGAAAGATTGAAGACATTGTGACCATAACCGTCATGCATAGAACAGTGGAGCTTGAAAGCGCTATTGAATCCATGGTGGAAGGACATTGTCTCTTATTTACAGAAGGAGAAGCAGAACTCTTTCTATTGAATGTACACAAAAAAGAGATGGAGACCGGCCAGGAACCAAATAATGAGAAAGTAATCAGAGGATCACACCAAAGCTTTTCTGAAAATGTATTGAAAAACATCCATTTTATCCGGGAAAGAATTAAGAATCCTTCTTTAACCGTTCAATTTCGTTCAGTAGGAAGGACTGGCCAGTCGAAAATGGCAATTGTATATGTCCGGAAGATTGCTAATCCAACCCTCATTAAGGAAGTTGAGAGAAGGCTCAGCTACCTTCAGGTTGATTCCGTTCAGTCACCAGGGTATTTTGAGGAATTTCTCGAAGACTATCCATTTTCTCCGTTTCCTCAGTTTTTGAGCACGGAAAGACCTGACCGTGCAGCGGCGAATTTAATGGATGGCAGAATCGCTATTTTAATGGAAGGAAGTCCGACTGTACTGATTCTGCCGGCCCACTTCTTTACGTTTTTTCAATCATCGGAGGATTATAATCAGCGTACGCTAATTGGATCCTTTTACAGGATTGTCCGAATGATCTCTTTTTTTATTGCATTGGGGCTGCCTGCATTTTATATAGCCTTGGTTTCCTTTAACTATGAGGTAATCCCGGTGGAAATTGTTTTTTCCATTAAAAGCTCACTTGAATATGTTCCGTTCCAGCCGCTTCTTGAAGCAATGATTATGCAGCTTACCCTTGAATTGCTTAGAGAGGCAGCCATTCGCCTCCCGAATGCCATTTCCCAGACAATCGGCGTCGTCGGAGGTTTAGTTATTGGAACGGCGGTAGTGGAAGCCCATCTTGTTTCCAATACCATGATTATTGTAGTTGCCATTACAGCCATCTCTTCCTTCGTCATTCCTTCCAATGAGATGAGCAATACAATCAGGATTTTGGGCTTTCCCATTATGCTTATGTCGGCCCTTTTCGGTTTCTTTGGAATTGTGATTTCTCTAATGCTCATTTTGATTCATCTCGTAAAATTAAAGCCCTTTGGTTGTCCCTACTTTTACCCGCTTGCGCCATTTGACTTCAAGGTTTTTAAGGATACGATTCTTCGCCTGCCAATATGGAAAATGAACGAACGGCCGGCAGATGTAAAGCCGATCTATTCATGGAAGGAATCAAGGTCAAGAGGATGGAAAAAAATGAATAAAAACTTATCAGCATTTCAGCTCTACTTCTTTATCATTCAAACTCAAATTGGGGTGGGGGTTCTTGGACTTCCTTATGAAGTTCACAGTGATGCGAAAGGGAATGCCTGGCTTTCGATTTTAGTTGCGGGCATCTTCATTCAGTTGGTTATCACTTTGTATTGGCTATTGGCCAAAAGGAACCCTAATAAAAATCTGTTCCAATACACAGTCAGCATGCTTGGGGGAATTGCAGGGAGAATCATAAATGGATTATACGTTTTATACGGGATTGCAGTAATGGTTGTCATTCTTGTTTTTGCAGTGGGAATTATTAAGGATTGGGTGCTGGATGAAACGCCCAGATGGATAATAGTAGCCATGCTTTGTCTTGTAGGGGTTTACCTTGGGAGGGAAGAAGCGGAAGTCATTGCGAAGTTTCATGTAATTGTATCGGGATTAATCATTCTGCTTTTGGTGATTACAGGGATTGCCCTTTTTTCCTATCCATTGGAATTCAGGTATCTGCTGCCGCTGTCGCAAACCGGCTGGAAAGAAATTTCAATGGGAGTCAGCAAAGCTTATTTTTCAATGATCGGGTTTGAAGTCCTTTTAATTTTATATCCGCTGGTGAAGACGAAAACTGCAGGAGCCATTTTAAAATCCGCTACATGGGCAAATGTGACGGTTACAGGAATTTACACCTATTTAACGGTAGTCTGTCAAATCGTTTTTAGTCCTGATGAGATGGATATCATTCCTCAGCCGCTTCTTTATATGGTAAAGGCTCTTTATATCCAGGTCGTGGAAAGATTTGATTTGCTTTTCGCATCCATCTGGATTGTCAATGTGTCAACGTCTTATGTAAGTTACTTATTTCTATCTGCAGAAGGAATGAAAATGATTCTTATGAAAGTGAAACGGACGTATATTGCTTATGGTCTTTGCGCCGTAACGTTTTTCATTGCTTTGTTTTTAAAGGATGAGAAGCAGATGCTTGTGCTTAACGATCTTTTGCTAAAATCCAGCTTTTTGCAAATTATTATCATTCCATTTCTTCTCTTGATTATTGCTTTGTTTTTTCACAAAAAGAAAACCAAAGGGAGTATGTGA
- a CDS encoding fatty acid desaturase, with protein sequence MSKQKQVMLKKDMAPFEKSSVKSSVRQLINTFPPFFLLWFGAYQCLSVSYWLSLALAIAASGFVIRIFIIFHDCCHQSFMKTRKGNEILGIISGVLTLFPYEKWKRAHSIHHATSSNLTKRGTGDIWVLTVDEYVSSSFWRKVGYQLYRNPLVMFGLGPIYLFLVSNRFNRKGARKKERLNTYLINFLIAGSYALMCWWIGWQAFLLIQVPIVFVSGALGIWLFYVQHQFEDSYYENEEEWDYVKAAVDGSSYYKLPKVLQWVTGNIGFHHVHHLSPKVPNYNLEKAHQSTPPLHKATTITLLSSFKSLRFHLWDQKNRTFVRFKDIKHLLRKPNSEM encoded by the coding sequence ATGTCTAAACAAAAACAAGTAATGCTCAAAAAAGACATGGCCCCATTTGAAAAATCCAGTGTAAAATCAAGCGTAAGACAGCTTATTAATACATTTCCGCCATTTTTTCTCCTTTGGTTTGGAGCCTATCAATGCTTATCCGTTTCATATTGGCTGTCCCTTGCTCTCGCAATAGCCGCTTCCGGTTTTGTCATTCGAATCTTTATTATTTTTCATGATTGCTGCCATCAATCGTTTATGAAGACCCGCAAAGGCAATGAAATTCTGGGGATTATCAGCGGCGTCCTCACCTTGTTCCCTTATGAAAAATGGAAGAGAGCCCATTCCATTCATCATGCAACAAGCAGTAATTTAACTAAAAGAGGAACAGGCGACATTTGGGTATTAACGGTTGACGAATATGTTTCTTCCTCTTTTTGGAGAAAAGTCGGTTATCAGCTATACCGCAATCCGCTCGTGATGTTCGGACTTGGTCCAATTTATCTTTTCCTTGTTTCAAACCGCTTTAACCGTAAAGGGGCAAGGAAAAAGGAACGCCTTAATACGTACCTGATTAACTTTTTGATTGCTGGATCTTATGCGCTAATGTGCTGGTGGATCGGCTGGCAGGCGTTCCTGCTTATCCAGGTTCCGATTGTCTTTGTATCTGGTGCCCTTGGAATTTGGCTGTTTTATGTACAGCATCAATTTGAGGATTCCTATTATGAGAATGAAGAAGAATGGGATTATGTCAAAGCTGCTGTAGACGGCAGTTCTTATTATAAGCTGCCAAAGGTCCTTCAATGGGTAACAGGAAACATCGGCTTTCACCACGTTCACCATTTGAGCCCTAAGGTGCCAAACTACAACCTGGAAAAAGCGCATCAATCCACTCCGCCGCTCCACAAGGCGACAACGATTACGCTTTTATCCAGCTTCAAGTCCCTGCGTTTTCACTTGTGGGATCAGAAAAATAGAACGTTCGTCCGATTTAAGGATATTAAGCATCTTCTCCGGAAACCGAATTCAGAAATGTAA
- the hxlA gene encoding 3-hexulose-6-phosphate synthase, translating to MELQLALDLVNIPEAIELVKEVEEHIDIVEIGTPVVINEGLKAVKEMKKAFPNLKVLADLKIMDAAGYEVMKASEAGADIITILGAAEDMSIKGAVEEAKKQNKKILVDMIAVKDIETRAKELDAIGVDYICVHTGYDLQAVGQNSFEDLKAIKRVVKNAKTAVAGGIKMDTLPEVIKANPDLVIVGGGITGQDDKKATAAEMQKLIKQG from the coding sequence ATGGAATTGCAGCTCGCATTAGACCTCGTGAACATTCCAGAGGCAATTGAATTGGTAAAAGAAGTAGAAGAACATATCGATATCGTTGAAATCGGTACACCCGTTGTAATAAATGAAGGACTTAAAGCGGTAAAAGAAATGAAGAAAGCTTTTCCAAATCTTAAGGTTTTAGCTGACCTCAAAATTATGGACGCAGCCGGATATGAAGTCATGAAGGCTTCTGAAGCTGGTGCAGACATCATTACCATCCTTGGAGCAGCTGAGGATATGTCTATAAAAGGCGCTGTAGAAGAAGCAAAAAAACAAAACAAAAAAATTCTTGTAGACATGATTGCGGTTAAAGACATCGAAACACGTGCAAAGGAATTGGACGCAATCGGCGTTGATTACATTTGCGTTCATACTGGTTATGACCTGCAGGCAGTTGGCCAAAACTCCTTTGAAGATCTTAAAGCCATTAAACGCGTTGTAAAAAATGCTAAAACAGCAGTAGCCGGCGGGATCAAAATGGATACATTGCCAGAAGTAATCAAAGCCAACCCGGATTTAGTGATTGTTGGAGGCGGCATTACCGGTCAGGATGACAAAAAAGCAACAGCCGCTGAAATGCAAAAACTGATAAAACAAGGGTAA
- a CDS encoding iron-sulfur cluster biosynthesis family protein, with the protein MALPRGSREALFVLYNKEEFTLIKLTENAKQKLNEAPEGTVFAIPFDPGSCDIVNNVYEIKGMKDRDLEGREKKISAEGYDFIVDKDFEEGFDHELEMDFSNNHFVLRNKNQIFNSRVRLTVEQ; encoded by the coding sequence ATGGCTCTGCCCAGAGGGTCGAGGGAGGCATTATTCGTTCTTTATAATAAGGAGGAATTCACACTGATTAAGCTAACCGAAAATGCAAAACAGAAGCTGAATGAGGCACCGGAGGGCACAGTCTTTGCAATCCCTTTTGATCCCGGAAGCTGCGATATTGTAAACAATGTTTATGAAATCAAAGGAATGAAGGACCGCGATCTGGAAGGCCGCGAAAAGAAAATTTCAGCCGAGGGATACGATTTTATCGTCGACAAGGATTTCGAAGAGGGCTTTGATCATGAACTGGAGATGGACTTCTCCAACAATCATTTTGTACTCCGAAATAAAAATCAGATTTTTAACAGCCGGGTGAGATTAACAGTGGAACAGTAA
- a CDS encoding DNA/RNA non-specific endonuclease, producing the protein MTIIRVKEPQKQWNQASSAHQEQQAMKRYEHRSNEREKLAKKLETKNPLEVDTPERAAYRQALVNPRDGLALERIVGENNLFPISYLESGIQASKSVCRIEVRDRIGRVLGHGTGFLVSPSLLLTNHHVLVDEDAAINSLAQFNYELDLNLREKQIKSFRITPERLFITNEVMDFTLTAVEEISADGSPLSDFGFLPLHAQSGKGLVGEYVSIIQHPSGAPKSLAIRDNKITDVFDDYIHYSTDTQEGSSGSPVLNDEWVIVALHHAGVPDPENPEEYTANEGIRISSIVKFLSEHKASLKEHQKELLTDILGDRKAEQANPKPVKVEKLKPSRYEKATGYDSKFLGSNHTVSLPKLSKAQEADAAPVKAGGNVLNYTHFSIVMSKKRRIAYYTVVNIDGKQLKEIERDKDSWYYDPRIDEKYQAGEELYSRNDLDRGHLVRRRDPVWGSDAKKANDDTFHFTNCSPQHKNLNQKTWLELENYILDNAENHQFKATIFTGPVFRDDDLAYRDIQIPAEFWKVAVMVKEDDTLSATAYLQSQKNLIGDLEFAYGDYKTYQVPLSKIESLTGLQFKDLKKSDPIEKLESDVGRVIEGPEDIEI; encoded by the coding sequence ATGACAATTATTCGTGTGAAAGAGCCGCAGAAGCAGTGGAACCAAGCATCTTCAGCCCATCAGGAACAGCAGGCGATGAAAAGGTATGAGCATCGTTCCAATGAACGTGAAAAACTGGCAAAAAAGCTGGAGACAAAGAATCCTCTTGAAGTCGATACTCCTGAAAGAGCCGCTTACCGGCAAGCACTTGTCAATCCTCGAGATGGCTTAGCACTTGAACGAATTGTTGGTGAAAACAACCTGTTTCCGATTTCTTATTTGGAATCCGGAATTCAAGCTTCAAAATCTGTGTGCAGAATTGAAGTGAGAGACCGGATCGGCAGAGTGCTTGGACATGGCACAGGTTTTCTCGTTTCCCCTTCCCTTCTGCTTACGAATCACCACGTCTTGGTTGACGAAGATGCTGCTATAAACAGTTTGGCTCAATTCAATTATGAATTGGATCTCAATTTAAGAGAAAAGCAGATTAAAAGTTTTCGGATTACTCCTGAAAGATTGTTTATTACTAACGAAGTAATGGATTTTACCCTTACAGCTGTTGAAGAAATTTCAGCCGATGGCTCTCCGTTAAGTGATTTCGGCTTTCTCCCCCTGCATGCCCAGTCTGGAAAAGGGCTTGTCGGAGAATATGTTTCAATCATTCAGCACCCGTCCGGAGCACCTAAGTCACTGGCTATCCGCGATAATAAGATAACAGATGTTTTCGATGATTACATTCATTATTCTACAGATACACAAGAAGGGTCTTCCGGATCACCCGTTTTAAACGATGAATGGGTCATAGTGGCTCTTCACCATGCCGGCGTACCCGATCCTGAAAATCCGGAAGAATACACAGCAAATGAAGGAATTCGAATCAGCAGCATTGTTAAGTTCCTTTCAGAGCACAAAGCATCTCTTAAAGAACACCAAAAGGAGCTTCTAACTGACATCCTTGGAGATAGAAAAGCGGAACAAGCGAATCCTAAACCGGTGAAAGTAGAAAAATTAAAGCCTTCCCGATATGAAAAAGCCACCGGGTATGACAGTAAATTCCTCGGAAGCAACCATACAGTATCTTTGCCGAAGCTCTCCAAGGCTCAGGAAGCGGATGCCGCCCCAGTGAAAGCCGGCGGGAACGTGCTTAATTACACTCATTTCTCCATTGTTATGAGTAAAAAGAGAAGAATTGCTTACTATACGGTTGTCAATATAGATGGAAAACAGCTGAAGGAGATCGAACGGGATAAAGATTCCTGGTATTACGATCCGCGTATTGATGAAAAGTATCAAGCAGGTGAGGAATTATACAGCCGTAACGACTTGGATCGAGGTCATCTGGTTAGAAGAAGAGATCCGGTATGGGGATCAGATGCAAAAAAAGCAAACGATGATACGTTCCACTTTACTAACTGCTCCCCTCAGCATAAAAATTTGAACCAAAAAACGTGGCTTGAGCTTGAAAATTATATTCTGGACAATGCCGAAAACCATCAATTTAAAGCCACCATTTTTACTGGACCGGTCTTCAGAGATGATGACCTTGCCTATCGCGATATTCAAATTCCGGCAGAGTTTTGGAAAGTGGCGGTCATGGTAAAAGAAGACGACACCCTCTCCGCTACCGCCTACCTTCAGTCACAAAAGAATTTAATTGGAGATTTGGAATTTGCATACGGAGATTACAAAACATATCAGGTTCCTTTATCGAAAATTGAGTCTTTAACAGGACTTCAATTCAAGGATTTGAAAAAGAGCGATCCGATTGAAAAACTTGAATCGGATGTCGGACGGGTAATTGAAGGACCGGAAGATATTGAAATCTAA